In Rhodococcus qingshengii JCM 15477, the sequence TGGTTGTGAAGAAACCTCTTTCGGTCTCCCTGCGGTCACGCTGCGGAGAAGCTTGCCGGGGCTCGACGCATAAAGATTCCAGGAGGCAGCCGTCAGAGGGAATCGTGTCGGTTGTAGCGCAGTGCACCATTGTGGGACTTTGCCGGTACGCGTCGCAGGGTCAGCGAGCGCGCGCGTGAGATTGACTGTGGTCTGGCCGTCTCCCACTCCGTGTGCAAGTCGCACGATCAGGTATCGGCCGCAGACCGTCACCGCAATAGGCAGCGACACGTCGGCCAGGCGGACCGCAGCGGCGAGGGTGGCAGGTAGGTCTTGTGTGTGAACAGCAGGGATTTCGTGCACGCCGCGCTGCAGTGAGTCCGGTTCGAACACCCAATTCCGAGTTCGACTGCTCGGGATCAGTCCGACTCGCGCGTGTGGGCCCGCGGACGCGATCGTGCGGAGCGCAGCGCGAACTCCTTCCACACCTCCATGGTCGATTGGCCCCATTGCGACTAATGTCCAGTTTTCAACCATGGCAACGTCGAGATCGGTAACTTTGTAGCGCGTGGGCTGAAACTCATTTCGCACGGTGAGGCCTTTCTAATAGTAGAAAGTGGGGAGATATGCGACATTTCGGAAATTGTGTCCTCATGGCGCGTGATTCTTTCTTGGTATGCTAATTCAGTGACGCGTAGCGAGGTTATCAAAGTGCTTGGAGTGACGCTTTCGGAGAATGTCGGCGGAACCGATCACAGCTTCCGAAATCTAGCTCTCGTTCTTGCCTCGGAAGGTATTCAATTGTCGCTGGCAGGCCCGTCCGGAGATACCCCGACCCGGCGCTGGTGGACAGAATCGAACCTTGAATATGTTCCGCTGGAAATTCCCAAACGAGTTGGATTGCGTCCGACAAGCGGGGAAGGCTTCAACTCCAAGTATGACTTTTTCTCGCAAGTCCCGAAAAGTATGCGCGCGGTCAAGGCTTTGATCGGGAAGGTTCGTTCCTTCGATGTCGTCCATTCGAACGACTTGATGACTCACGTGGACGTCGTGCTCGCCGCGCGACTAGCAGGAAGGCCGTCGTTGCTCGAGTTGCACGACATCGTGCCCCCAGGTGGTGGGCGGCTGGTGATGAGTAGTGCGGTGTCTACCGCAAACGCAGCAGTCGCCGTGAGCGAGGCTGTATTCGAGCAGTTGGGCCCGCTGGCACGGAGGAAGACCCGGGTCGTCCATCAAGGTGTCGACTCTGTTCGATTTAGTCCGGGAGTGGCCGATCCATCGATTCGCGCCGAGCTGTCAGCAGATCCCCGAGCATTGCTCGTGGCGGTGGTGGGGAGGTTGGACAGAGAGAAGGGCATCGGCGAGTTGATCGAGGCACTGGGGTCGTTGCGTCGATCGGGAGTTGACGTACATCTGGCTGTTGTCGGCGCACCGGCCAAGAATGACGCTGCATTTGTCGACGCGTTGCACACCTTGGCGCGGGCATCGATGCCGGGCGCCCATCGGTTCCTGTCGCCCAGAAATGACATTCCGTCGATTCTGCGTGCCGTCGACGTCCTCGCGTGCCCGTCTCACGACGAGCCTTTCGGGCTGATCGCGTTGGAAGCTCAAGCCTCCGGAGTCCCGGTGATAGCCAGTGACAGTGGAGGATTGCGCGACTTCGTTCACGACAACAGGACCGGCGTGGTCTTCCGGACAGGGGACGTCGATTCTTTGACCGTTGCCGCACAACGGCTTCTCGGCGATCCCGCACTATGCACCCGAATCGCCGCCGAGGCGTTGGGCCGGTCCAGAGACGACCTGTCCATCGAGCGACGAGCAGATTCGTTCGCCACGACGTACAGAGCTCTGCTCCGTGACGCAGGACGGCGGAGGCGAATATCGAGGTTCGATTCGAACGGGCAGGGGTGATCATGTCTTCGTCGCCGGTTTCGAAGGTCGAATTCCTCGACAAGACAACATGTTCGGTATCCGTGGTGATCTGCGCGT encodes:
- a CDS encoding glycosyltransferase family 4 protein, producing MTLSENVGGTDHSFRNLALVLASEGIQLSLAGPSGDTPTRRWWTESNLEYVPLEIPKRVGLRPTSGEGFNSKYDFFSQVPKSMRAVKALIGKVRSFDVVHSNDLMTHVDVVLAARLAGRPSLLELHDIVPPGGGRLVMSSAVSTANAAVAVSEAVFEQLGPLARRKTRVVHQGVDSVRFSPGVADPSIRAELSADPRALLVAVVGRLDREKGIGELIEALGSLRRSGVDVHLAVVGAPAKNDAAFVDALHTLARASMPGAHRFLSPRNDIPSILRAVDVLACPSHDEPFGLIALEAQASGVPVIASDSGGLRDFVHDNRTGVVFRTGDVDSLTVAAQRLLGDPALCTRIAAEALGRSRDDLSIERRADSFATTYRALLRDAGRRRRISRFDSNGQG